A region from the Benincasa hispida cultivar B227 chromosome 10, ASM972705v1, whole genome shotgun sequence genome encodes:
- the LOC120088639 gene encoding aspartic proteinase NANA, chloroplast, whose translation MLGYRKPMSPISHFCLFFLFFFLSVPIAFGDGSHDQENVKLDLLHRHHPQVSEKLHGDIKLENMNDRIKDILEHDQKRYQTISSSLNRNELDEQLRKEAAELAEKDLKLPPISSTPIGLKMISGSDYGSSEYFVQLKVGTPPQTFMLIADTGSDLTWMKCRYRRCIGNCSSNPNHKTRNERKVRFRNAFLANYSSSFKTIDCSSKMCTNDLADLFSIGECQTPTSPCLYDYSYSGGASAKGLFAIETLTVGLTNGKEKQLHNSIIGCTESVQGRIFGGADGVIGLGTSSYSFTYKAAENANGGGFAYCLVDHLSDRTATSYFILGNPISSTDSAAAASSVAPTGNMSFTKLFLGDPYSSFYGVDLVGISADGVMLNIPPRVWDINSGGGTIVDSGTSLTMLAAPAFDMVMEALVPKLKHFENIEIEPFDFCFNNSRYTHEMAPKLRFHFGDGTVFQPPPKSYIVSVGEYISCIGFVSMPFPATNIIGNILQQNHLWKFDFHAGTVGFAPSECV comes from the exons ATGTTAGGTTACAGGAAGCCAATGTCGCCCATTTCACATTTTTGTTTgttcttcctctttttcttcctctctgTTCCCATCGCATTCGGCGACGGCAGCCATGATCAAGAAAATGTAAAACTGGATCTACTTCACCGCCACCATCCACAAGTCTCCGAGAAGCTTCACGGCGATATAAAACTTGAAAATATGAACGATCGAATCAAAGATATTCTCGAGCACGATCAAAAGCGTTACCAAACGATCTCCTCGTCGTTGAATCGGAATGAACTTGATGAGCAATTAAGGAAGGAGGCGGCGGAGTTGGCGGAGAAGGATCTAAAACTTCCACCGATATCGTCAACACCAATAGGGTTGAAAATGATATCGGGTTCTGACTATGGAAGTAGTGAGTATTTTGTTCAATTGAAAGTCGGAACGCCGCCGCAGACGTTTATGTTGATCGCCGATACTGGAAGTGATTTGACGTGGATGAAATGTAGATATCGGCGGTGTATCGGAAATTGTAGCAGTAATCCGAATCATAAAACCCGAAATGAACGGAAAGTGAGATTTAGAAATGCGTTTTTGGCGAATTATTCGTCATCTTTTAAGACGATTGATTGCAGCTCGAAGATGTGTACGAATGATCTTGCTGATTTGTTCTCAATTGGGGAATGCCAAACCCCAACTAGCCCTTGTCTCTATGATTACAG CTACTCAGGTGGAGCAAGTGCAAAGGGATTATTCGCAATCGAGACTCTAACCGTAGGCTTAACAAacggaaaagaaaaacaacttcaCAATTCTATAATCGGCTGCACCGAATCAGTTCAAGGCAGAATCTTCGGCGGAGCCGACGGCGTCATTGGCTTAGGCACTAGCAGCTATTCTTTCACTTACAAAGCCGCCGAAAACGCCAACGGCGGCGGCTTCGCCTACTGCCTTGTCGACCATCTCAGCGACCGTACCGCCACCAGCTACTTCATCCTCGGCAACCCTATCTCTTCCACTGACTCTGCCGCCGCCGCCTCCTCCGTCGCCCCTACCGGCAACATGTCCTTCACTAAACTCTTCCTCGGCGACCCTTACAGCAGCTTCTACGGCGTCGATCTCGTCGGAATCTCCGCAGACGGCGTCATGCTCAACATCCCTCCCCGTGTTTGGGACATCAATTCCGGCGGCGGAACCATCGTCGACTCCGGAACTAGTCTCACCATGCTGGCGGCGCCGGCGTTTGACATGGTCATGGAAGCTCTGGTTCCGAAGCTGAAGCATTTCGAGAATATTGAAATTGAACCTTTCGATTTTTGCTTCAATAATAGCCGATATACCCATGAAATGGCTCCGAAGCTCCGATTCCATTTCGGCGACGGCACGGTGTTCCAGCCGCCGCCGAAAAGCTACATTGTGTCGGTGGGTGAATATATCAGCTGTATTGGTTTCGTTTCTATGCCTTTTCCGGCGACCAATATCATTGGGAATATTCTTCAGCAAAATCACCTTTggaaatttgatttccatgcaGGAACAGTCGGTTTTGCCCCTTCTGAATGCGTCTAA
- the LOC120089476 gene encoding uncharacterized protein LOC120089476, whose product MCRSEEALEASTVVVDSKFNARPVLQPTCNRVLDRRNSLKKQPSLKPPSAAVAAVSPTSPKSKSPRPPATKRANDGNNPMNSSSDKILIPAATNGGGSVSRPRATLDRKKSKSFKLGGNGNVVICDNGGYEVAPLSYASSLITESPGSIAAVRREQVALQQAQRKMRIAHYGRSKSARFEKIVPLDSKIKPAVEDRRCSFITPNSDPIYVAYHDEEWGVPVHDDKMLFELLVLSVAQVGSDWTSILKKRQDFRNAFSSFDSEIVAVFSDKQMVSISSEYGIDINRVRGVVDNAIRILQIKKEFGSFDKYIWGFVNNKPFSPQYKSGHKIPVKTSKSETISKDMVRRGFRSVGPTVVHSFMQAAGLTNDHLTTCHRHLHCTLIAAGRRTTATTTTTEVEETATATAGSETL is encoded by the exons ATGTGTCGTTCCGAGGAGGCCTTGGAAGCCAGTACTGTCGTCGTTGATTCCAAATTCAACGCCCGTCCCGTCCTTCAACCCACTTGCAACCGTGTCCTCGATCGCCGTAATTCCCTCAAAAAACAACCTTCTCTCAAGCCCCCTTCCGCCGCCGTCGCCGCCGTCTCTCCCACCTCCCCTAAATCCAAATCCCCCCGTCCTCCGGCCACCAAACGGGCCAATGACGGTAATAATCCCATGAACTCCAGCTCCGACAAGATCCTCATTCCGGCCGCCACGAACGGTGGCGGGTCTGTATCACGGCCGAGAGCTACGTTGGATAGGAAGAAATCGAAAAGCTTCAAATTGGGTGGCAATGGGAATGTTGTGATTTGTGATAATGGTGGATATGAGGTGGCGCCCTTGAGCTACGCTTCTTCTTTGATCACTGAGTCGCCGGGAAGTATCGCCGCCGTGAGAAGAGAACAGGTGGCTCTGCAACAGGCGCAGAGGAAGATGAGAATTGCTCATTATGGAAGATCTAAATCTGCTCGTTTTGAAAAAATTGTTCCTCttgattctaaaattaaaccCGCTGTTGAAGATAGAAGATGTAGCTTCATCACTCCAAATTCAG ATCCCATTTATGTTGCTTACCATGATGAAGAATGGGGCGTCCCTGTTCATGATGACAA GATGTTGTTTGAATTGCTGGTTCTAAGCGTAGCCCAGGTGGGTTCGGATTGGACATCAATTTTGAAGAAACGCCAAGATTTCAG AAATGCATTTTCAAGTTTCGATTCAGAAATTGTGGCAGTTTTTTCCGACAAACAAATGGTTTCAATCAGCTCAGAATATGGCATCGACATCAACAGAGTCCGAGGAGTCGTCGACAATGCAATTCGAATTCTCCag ATCAAGAAGGAATTTGGGTCATTCGACAAATACATTTGGGGATTTGTGAACAACAAGCCATTTTCACCGCAGTACAAATCCGGCCACAAAATTCCGGTGAAGACATCAAAATCAGAGACCATAAGTAAAGATATGGTCCGACGAGGTTTCCGATCGGTCGGACCGACGGTGGTTCACTCCTTCATGCAAGCCGCCGGTCTGACCAACGACCATCTCACCACTTGCCACAGGCACCTTCACTGTACGTTAATCGCCGCCGGCCGCCGTACTACGgcgacgacgacgacgacggAAGTGGAAGAGACGGCAACGGCGACGGCGGGTTCTGAAACTCTCTAG